The following are from one region of the Quercus robur chromosome 1, dhQueRobu3.1, whole genome shotgun sequence genome:
- the LOC126697194 gene encoding tropinone reductase homolog At5g06060-like yields the protein MVTTSPNLKSFHRPPQGTENAHYSVFFLVPKFFIYYYLLVLRLLTRYAIVEELASLGATVHTCSRNETQLNECLHEWKMKGFGVTGSVSDVVSRTQREELMSRVSSIFNGKLNILINNVGTNISKPTSEYTVEDFSFLMSTNFESAYHFSQLAYPLLKASGAGSVVFVSSVAGVVSLNIGLSIYSATKGAMNQLAKNLACEWAKDNIRINSVAPWFIKTPLADTYLCNEKFLEAVISQTPLGRIGEPKEVSSLVAFLCLPVSSYITGQTICVDGGATVNGFSFP from the exons ATGGTCACTACTTCTCCTAACCTCAAATCCTTTCATAGACCTCCACAGGGGACTGAA AATGCACATTATTCAGTTTTTTtcttagtccctaagttttttatCTACTATTACTTACTAGTGCTACGTCTTTTGACCAGGTATGCTATTGTCGAGGAATTGGCAAGTCTGGGAGCTACTGTACATACATGCTCTCGAAATGAGACCCAACTCAATGAATGTTTACATGAGTGGAAGATGAAGGGATTTGGAGTCACTGGTTCAGTCAGTGATGTAGTATCTCGAACCCAACGAGAGGAGCTAATGAGCAGAGTCTCCTCTATCTTTAATGGCAAACTCAACATCCTT ATTAACAATGTGGGAACGAACATATCGAAACCAACGTCGGAGTACACAGTTGAAGATTTCTCATTTCTAATGTCTACCAATTTTGAATCTGCTTATCACTTTAGCCAACTTGCTTATCCTCTTCTGAAAGCTTCGGGAGCAGGAAGCGTTGTTTTCGTTTCTTCAGTTGCTGGTGTAGTTTCCTTAAATATTGGACTATCTATATATAGTGCAACTAAAG GAGCAATGAATCAACTTGCAAAAAATTTGGCATGTGAATGGGCAAAGGACAACATTAGGATTAACTCTGTTGCACCATGGTTTATCAAAACCCCCCTTGCTGATACG TATCTATGCAATGAAAAATTTTTGGAGGCTGTTATCTCTCAAACCCCTCTTGGACGTATTGGAGAGCCAAAGGAGGTTTCTTCCTTGGTGGCATTCCTTTGCCTTCCGGTATCTTCTTACATAACTGGTCAGACTATTTGTGTTGATGGAGGGGCTACTGTGAATGGCTTCAGCTTCCCATGA